The following are encoded together in the Geoalkalibacter sp. genome:
- a CDS encoding HD domain-containing protein, which translates to MWREDPIACALLAASGLCALYALVLLIRAKEKDHFVVTLRELGIHAGYLQEKEASRKQILSIDELAKLWRQPVGYFHEDYRPKIQNENAKDFFREYVQTSPWFDRKKLLHRGIIAQLLERYDKEHPSPSVVKNPAFREDHDTKWSKQSYEVLRQVSLLDHVLNAASVAVAHLIEREETWQIPRVLIAVLAHDLGKLPSVNGGKDYATGVHPVNAANLLRTIEGFDQLPSREEILKAVISHHDSGPLQGLAALVQYADRGARKFEYQAYAGNESVPEWIAPVTLPAIERILNPYAPLPCDSDDALPGAEEDDPGFFSLQTRQALQSPGKPQPRPPAAVEPPKDFSQPPPQQPSLAHMREQDEHASPLQDAKWEDAIAIARGCADIELKEFAERLRIGKTRAQAMLEILRQGGYFLDPQNQAEPAGLSEDTREDAPGRVGQGPGAKLSFLPETPEQLVQLFESGAQEMKEIIALVDGMSLYGVSEEVPPACRQKSREALGFSQATPEAIAPASGSEEEPRFLSGTRTVFDLDLGGEGQGAGEAKPLTSPLADISPWFRPDEALRELQLRLDVDQKTLDRGRGFWQGVSDLTTHTAWFNVQALKDIAGRQIEKHTQDYELSEQITSQDALFRPIQDSILRAMVGYFRDNGLLRNLLAPNAYCVPVWLTEQTGDRREAWMVPFRLYPEFYATKKEASQRKKANPLVARVIAVQPQGPKAQGELLQGE; encoded by the coding sequence ATGTGGCGCGAGGACCCCATCGCCTGCGCACTGCTGGCCGCCTCAGGCCTCTGCGCTCTCTACGCCCTGGTGCTGCTGATCAGGGCCAAGGAGAAGGATCACTTTGTCGTGACGCTTCGCGAACTGGGCATCCATGCCGGCTACCTCCAGGAAAAGGAGGCCTCGCGCAAGCAGATCCTGAGCATCGACGAATTGGCCAAGCTCTGGCGCCAGCCCGTCGGCTACTTTCACGAGGATTACCGGCCCAAAATCCAGAACGAAAACGCCAAGGATTTTTTCCGCGAGTATGTCCAGACCTCGCCCTGGTTCGACCGCAAGAAACTTTTGCATCGCGGCATCATCGCCCAGCTCCTGGAGCGCTACGACAAGGAGCATCCCAGCCCTTCGGTGGTGAAAAACCCCGCGTTTCGCGAGGACCATGATACCAAGTGGAGCAAGCAGTCCTACGAGGTCTTGCGCCAGGTCAGCCTGCTCGATCATGTCCTCAATGCCGCAAGCGTCGCCGTGGCGCACCTCATCGAGCGCGAGGAGACCTGGCAGATCCCGCGCGTGCTGATCGCGGTACTGGCCCACGACCTGGGCAAGCTGCCCAGCGTCAACGGCGGCAAGGACTACGCAACCGGCGTCCACCCGGTCAACGCCGCCAATCTCTTGCGCACCATCGAGGGCTTTGACCAGCTGCCCAGCCGCGAGGAGATTCTCAAGGCCGTCATTTCGCACCACGATTCAGGGCCCCTGCAGGGGCTCGCCGCCTTGGTGCAGTACGCCGATCGCGGAGCGCGCAAATTTGAATACCAGGCCTACGCCGGCAACGAATCGGTGCCGGAGTGGATCGCTCCGGTCACGCTGCCGGCCATCGAGCGCATCCTCAACCCCTACGCGCCCCTGCCGTGCGATTCCGATGACGCCCTGCCCGGCGCCGAAGAAGACGACCCCGGCTTTTTCTCTCTTCAGACGCGCCAGGCCCTCCAATCGCCCGGAAAGCCGCAACCCCGTCCTCCCGCGGCGGTTGAGCCCCCGAAAGATTTCTCCCAGCCCCCCCCGCAGCAACCTTCCCTGGCGCACATGCGGGAACAGGACGAGCACGCATCGCCGCTTCAGGATGCCAAGTGGGAGGATGCCATCGCCATTGCCCGCGGCTGCGCGGACATCGAGCTCAAGGAGTTCGCCGAACGCCTGCGCATCGGCAAGACGCGCGCCCAGGCGATGCTCGAGATCCTCAGGCAGGGCGGCTATTTTCTCGATCCCCAGAACCAGGCCGAACCGGCGGGCCTAAGCGAGGACACCCGCGAGGACGCGCCGGGCAGGGTAGGGCAGGGGCCTGGCGCGAAGCTTTCCTTTTTGCCCGAAACGCCCGAACAGCTGGTCCAGCTGTTTGAGTCCGGGGCCCAGGAGATGAAGGAGATCATCGCTTTGGTCGATGGCATGAGCCTTTATGGCGTGTCCGAGGAGGTGCCGCCAGCTTGCCGGCAGAAGAGCAGGGAGGCGCTCGGTTTCTCGCAAGCAACGCCCGAGGCGATCGCGCCCGCGAGCGGCAGCGAGGAGGAACCAAGGTTTCTCAGCGGCACCCGCACGGTCTTTGATCTCGATCTGGGCGGGGAAGGGCAGGGCGCGGGGGAGGCCAAACCCCTCACATCGCCTCTGGCCGATATCTCGCCTTGGTTTCGCCCCGATGAGGCGTTGCGGGAGCTGCAACTGCGCCTTGATGTCGACCAGAAGACGCTCGATCGCGGGCGCGGGTTTTGGCAGGGGGTGAGCGATTTGACCACCCACACCGCCTGGTTCAATGTCCAGGCTCTAAAGGACATCGCCGGCCGCCAGATCGAAAAGCACACCCAGGACTACGAGCTGAGCGAACAGATCACCTCCCAGGACGCACTGTTTCGCCCGATCCAGGATTCGATTCTGCGCGCCATGGTGGGTTATTTCCGGGACAACGGGTTGTTGCGCAATCTGCTGGCGCCAAACGCCTATTGCGTGCCGGTATGGCTCACCGAGCAGACTGGCGACCGACGCGAGGCCTGGATGGTGCCCTTTCGTCTCTACCCGGAGTTCTATGCGACGAAAAAAGAGGCGAGCCAGCGCAAGAAAGCCAACCCCTTGGTTGCGCGCGTGATCGCGGTTCAACCCCAGGGCCCCAAAGCCCAGGGCGAACTTCTCCAAGGAGAATAG
- a CDS encoding type IV secretory system conjugative DNA transfer family protein — protein MSLARSIIQKWRKKLETAQAVRRENLASVRGVATLNKQSRTRRRNHAEEAKRLAFTQPRLAKLKTRLGEGVELKKKEKLLSLEIPDSYRCAGAWVFGSTRSGKSRLLEQIAISDIRKGYSTVIFDPKGDPELFNAIAYWALKTGRKDDLMLVTPIFPDLSAVIDPLASYYMIEELVAHITAGVSVGDDPYYYNVAYEMALGITTGLITLAVANHRQPVFNLKEVENYVSYNGLTKLRDQLASLDPTKDIENLVQMLNRILSTPPDFFAKVGSSLRVALSELTNGHVGRIIGKADENRFLKRLEEGKTVIMVVQLGALLTARAAQTTAKVILSMIQSYIGRVLASGGKIHPPLTLHIDEAQSCIHSGFPDMIAQVGSSNTFITAYNQSINQLTDVLGHEKTYSILDNANTKIFFRVPDSETADYVSRHLGERKILSPILSFGGGFSVRETEDLMVKTSDVLSLAPREFYLMTFGGVYRGKTYDVPHCPLAVQFPTPNTIRKIR, from the coding sequence ATGAGCCTCGCCAGGTCGATCATCCAAAAGTGGCGCAAGAAACTCGAAACAGCGCAAGCCGTTCGCCGCGAAAACCTCGCCAGCGTGCGCGGCGTGGCCACGCTCAACAAGCAGTCGCGCACCCGTCGGCGCAACCACGCCGAAGAGGCGAAACGGCTCGCCTTTACCCAGCCGCGGCTGGCGAAACTCAAAACCAGGCTGGGCGAGGGCGTTGAGCTCAAGAAAAAGGAAAAGCTGCTAAGCCTTGAAATCCCGGACAGCTATCGGTGCGCCGGCGCCTGGGTGTTTGGTTCCACGCGCAGCGGCAAATCGCGCCTGCTCGAGCAGATCGCCATCAGCGACATCCGCAAAGGCTACAGCACGGTGATTTTTGACCCCAAGGGCGATCCCGAGCTCTTCAACGCCATTGCCTACTGGGCGCTCAAAACCGGCCGCAAGGACGATCTGATGCTGGTCACGCCCATCTTTCCCGACCTCTCGGCCGTCATCGATCCGCTGGCCTCCTACTACATGATCGAGGAACTGGTGGCGCACATCACCGCGGGCGTCTCGGTGGGCGATGACCCCTATTACTACAACGTGGCCTACGAGATGGCCCTTGGCATCACCACGGGCCTGATCACCCTGGCCGTGGCCAATCACCGGCAGCCGGTGTTCAACCTCAAGGAGGTGGAAAATTATGTCAGCTACAACGGGTTGACCAAGCTGCGCGACCAGCTGGCCTCCCTTGATCCCACCAAGGACATTGAAAACCTGGTGCAGATGCTCAATCGCATCTTGTCCACGCCGCCGGATTTTTTCGCCAAGGTCGGCTCATCCTTGCGCGTGGCGCTCTCCGAGCTCACCAACGGCCATGTCGGGCGCATCATCGGCAAGGCCGACGAGAATCGTTTCTTGAAGCGCCTGGAGGAGGGCAAAACGGTGATCATGGTCGTGCAGCTGGGCGCGCTTCTGACCGCGCGCGCCGCGCAGACCACGGCCAAGGTTATCTTGTCCATGATCCAGAGCTACATCGGGCGCGTCCTGGCAAGCGGCGGCAAAATCCATCCGCCCCTGACGCTGCATATCGATGAGGCGCAAAGCTGCATTCACTCAGGCTTTCCCGACATGATCGCCCAGGTTGGTTCCTCCAACACCTTCATCACCGCCTACAACCAGAGCATCAACCAGCTCACCGATGTGCTCGGGCACGAAAAAACCTACTCGATTCTCGACAACGCCAACACCAAGATATTCTTCCGCGTGCCCGATTCCGAAACGGCCGATTACGTCTCGCGCCACCTGGGCGAGAGAAAAATCCTCAGCCCCATCCTAAGCTTTGGCGGCGGCTTTAGTGTGCGCGAAACCGAGGATCTGATGGTCAAGACCTCCGATGTCCTAAGCCTTGCGCCGCGCGAGTTTTACCTGATGACCTTCGGCGGGGTGTATCGCGGCAAGACCTACGATGTGCCGCACTGTCCGCTCGCGGTGCAGTTTCCCACGCCCAACACCATCCGCAAGATCAGGTGA
- a CDS encoding ParA family protein, producing the protein MAKLSKDERMELRLMAARQAYAKVTKQRSGFQGTRVITVGVQKGGVGKTTMTENLGIALASQQRRVLLIDLDPQGSLTIGLGMDESPTFDDEKTMREVLLGEIALPDVLLEVKPNLLLAPSIITLARVEEWITPRRRTLFKMLRDYLDLFDYVLIDTPPGLGGFVYNSLAASTEVLIPWIQSDPYVTRAIPEFLVSILEIQEDYPDAARLNGVVSTKAVPLRKDIPATKAARINTLDMEMLFGEEIFLKTAIPENTTLNEGVFMGKSIIDYDPKSPAAQAYFQLAKEIIAQEVN; encoded by the coding sequence ATGGCCAAGTTAAGCAAGGATGAGCGCATGGAGCTGCGCCTGATGGCGGCGCGCCAGGCCTATGCCAAGGTCACCAAGCAGCGCAGCGGCTTCCAGGGCACGCGTGTCATCACCGTGGGCGTGCAAAAGGGTGGGGTGGGCAAAACCACCATGACCGAAAACCTGGGGATTGCCCTGGCGAGCCAGCAGCGTCGGGTTCTTCTGATCGACCTGGACCCCCAGGGGTCGTTGACCATCGGCCTGGGCATGGACGAGTCCCCGACCTTTGACGACGAAAAGACCATGCGCGAGGTGCTCCTGGGAGAAATCGCCCTGCCGGACGTCTTGCTTGAGGTCAAACCCAATCTTCTGCTTGCCCCCTCCATCATCACCCTGGCGCGGGTGGAGGAGTGGATCACTCCGCGGCGCCGCACCCTGTTCAAAATGCTCAGGGACTACCTCGATTTGTTCGACTATGTTCTGATCGACACCCCCCCGGGCCTTGGCGGCTTTGTCTACAACTCCCTGGCCGCCTCGACCGAGGTGCTGATCCCCTGGATCCAGAGCGATCCCTACGTCACCCGCGCGATTCCTGAGTTTCTCGTCTCCATTCTGGAAATCCAGGAGGACTACCCGGACGCCGCGCGCCTCAACGGGGTTGTGTCGACCAAGGCCGTGCCGTTGCGCAAGGACATTCCCGCAACCAAGGCGGCGCGGATCAACACCCTGGACATGGAGATGCTCTTTGGCGAGGAGATCTTCCTGAAAACCGCCATCCCGGAAAACACGACCCTCAACGAGGGGGTGTTCATGGGCAAATCCATCATCGACTACGACCCCAAGAGTCCGGCCGCCCAGGCCTACTTCCAACTCGCCAAGGAAATCATCGCCCAGGAGGTGAACTGA